From Cellulophaga lytica DSM 7489, a single genomic window includes:
- a CDS encoding lipocalin family protein, whose translation MKKVIALCIFSMMLFACTNNDSEQLYKLVEQTEDIIILDTDNDGISDEEEIANGTDPNNEDTDNDGITDGEEKANKTNPLIVDTDGDGVIDGTELTNSTDPLSNCSFLLASQTVDTSETWNNLDCDADGIINIDEVNAGTNPLIADEAEVKSPLLGTWVLVSATIDNGTATTVVNNQTYPLEYTANSTNENSTATFTENPNTIISTGEYTTVINFSFLGTDYTETITSESPLSSGDWSLENDTLKLDANDTVNGTYRVISLTDETLVIQTEVNRIVTTGGVDLDTKGTLVITLAKQ comes from the coding sequence ATGAAAAAAGTAATTGCCTTATGTATTTTTTCTATGATGCTTTTTGCCTGTACCAACAATGATAGTGAACAACTATATAAGTTGGTAGAGCAAACTGAAGATATTATAATACTAGATACAGATAACGATGGTATAAGTGACGAAGAGGAAATAGCAAATGGTACAGATCCAAATAACGAGGATACAGATAATGATGGAATAACGGATGGAGAAGAAAAAGCAAACAAAACAAATCCTTTAATTGTTGATACAGATGGGGATGGTGTAATTGATGGAACAGAATTAACCAATAGTACAGACCCTTTAAGCAACTGCTCTTTTTTACTCGCTAGTCAAACAGTTGACACTAGTGAAACTTGGAACAACTTAGACTGTGATGCTGACGGAATAATTAATATTGATGAAGTAAATGCAGGCACAAACCCATTAATTGCAGATGAAGCAGAAGTAAAATCTCCTTTGCTTGGTACTTGGGTATTGGTGAGTGCTACTATTGATAATGGTACAGCCACTACTGTTGTTAATAACCAAACCTATCCGCTAGAATATACAGCAAATTCTACTAACGAAAACTCTACAGCTACATTTACAGAAAACCCTAATACAATTATTAGCACAGGTGAATACACTACTGTAATTAATTTCTCGTTTTTAGGAACTGATTATACAGAAACCATAACATCTGAAAGTCCGCTAAGTTCTGGTGATTGGTCATTAGAAAATGACACTCTAAAACTTGACGCTAATGACACTGTAAACGGAACTTATAGAGTAATTAGCTTAACTGATGAAACTCTTGTTATACAAACCGAAGTAAATAGGATTGTAACAACTGGAGGTGTAGATTTAGACACTAAAGGGACATTGGTAATTACATTAGCTAAGCAATAA
- a CDS encoding ABC transporter substrate-binding protein, with the protein MQQIIDQMGRQINCPKKPLRIVSLVPSQTELLVDLGLEEYIVGVTKFCVHPKHLRMSKKVVGGTKKISLAKIEAAKPDIILCNKEENTKEIVEALEKLYPVHVSNINDLEDSLELIMQYGTIFNKMFSATKIVSTIRNEANTFKDFIKDKPRKKVAYLIWKEPFMAAGKNTFINHMLTLNNYDNVFSDSLRYPETTLDALKELKPDSILLSSEPYPFKRNHIDEIKKIMPSTTVELVDGEYFSWYGSRLLDAFIYFKSLHY; encoded by the coding sequence ATGCAACAGATTATAGACCAAATGGGAAGGCAAATTAATTGCCCTAAAAAGCCATTACGTATTGTTTCTTTAGTTCCCTCACAAACAGAATTATTGGTAGATTTAGGTCTAGAAGAATATATTGTTGGGGTAACTAAATTTTGTGTACACCCTAAACACTTACGTATGTCTAAAAAAGTGGTTGGCGGCACAAAAAAAATATCTTTAGCTAAAATTGAAGCTGCAAAACCAGACATAATTTTGTGTAATAAAGAAGAAAACACAAAAGAAATAGTAGAAGCGCTAGAAAAACTTTACCCTGTACACGTATCTAATATTAATGATTTAGAAGATTCTTTAGAGCTAATAATGCAATATGGCACAATTTTTAATAAAATGTTTAGTGCCACAAAAATTGTTAGCACTATAAGAAATGAAGCAAATACCTTTAAAGATTTTATAAAAGACAAACCACGTAAAAAAGTAGCTTACTTAATTTGGAAAGAACCATTTATGGCTGCAGGCAAAAATACTTTTATAAATCATATGCTTACACTTAATAACTATGATAATGTTTTTAGTGATAGCTTACGGTATCCAGAAACAACCTTAGATGCTTTAAAAGAATTAAAACCAGACTCTATTTTATTATCATCTGAGCCGTATCCTTTTAAAAGAAATCATATAGATGAAATAAAAAAAATAATGCCATCTACAACTGTTGAGTTGGTAGACGGCGAATATTTTTCTTGGTATGGTAGTAGACTACTAGATGCCTTTATCTATTTTAAATCTTTACACTATTAA
- a CDS encoding DUF922 domain-containing protein — translation MSFFKKIVFLLCVFLVAKGIAQTEETIVWRPNLKLNWSNFKDKAPINNRAAAITASGITYKYTTYFDKKKGNRFTYEVVALFYPNKSWYKPELCTDITLSHEQLHFDIAEIYARKMRLSLSKIKPSKHTRNQVKDIYTAINKELNAYQDLYDSETNYSRDIEKQLLWQTKVKKQLQLK, via the coding sequence ATGTCTTTCTTTAAAAAAATAGTTTTTTTACTATGTGTGTTTTTAGTTGCTAAAGGCATTGCACAAACTGAAGAAACTATTGTTTGGAGACCAAATTTAAAACTAAATTGGTCTAATTTTAAAGATAAAGCACCAATTAATAATAGAGCGGCAGCTATAACAGCTAGTGGTATCACTTATAAGTATACCACATATTTTGATAAAAAAAAGGGCAATAGATTCACATATGAAGTTGTTGCCCTTTTTTACCCAAATAAATCTTGGTATAAACCAGAGTTATGTACAGATATCACCTTAAGTCATGAGCAATTACATTTTGATATTGCAGAGATTTACGCGCGTAAAATGAGACTTAGCTTAAGTAAAATTAAACCTTCTAAACATACCAGAAATCAGGTGAAAGATATTTATACCGCTATTAATAAAGAATTAAATGCTTATCAGGATTTGTATGACTCAGAAACAAATTACTCTAGAGATATAGAAAAACAGCTTTTATGGCAAACAAAAGTTAAAAAACAACTTCAGTTAAAATAA
- the yidC gene encoding membrane protein insertase YidC has translation MEEKKFDAKTLIGFLLIFGLFVLWFNTTQPTAEELEAQKKEQQKTEAATVDNKQEKETTAQEPVLNLSDSTAVANYKSKIGAFGYTPALEGTTVLENNVLYLRISNKGGQIVEAKMKNFVTYDSLPVHLVKDNNASFGLTFSTSDNRVLDTKDLYFEPSISKNGNNTVLSMKAKVSATDFLEYRYEIKPDEYLLDFNIRSQGLNGVLNSAAPIALVWKQKGIRHSKSATYENRYTRLTYNHDDGNISKLSESSDDEEEEVDVKWLSYRQHFFSSILATDKHFETAKLSSVNLVEDDTPETKFTKENTAVLPLKADAGELSYNMNLYYGPTDIKELSKYKELGLEDSIPYGWGIFGFINRYVFTPAYTFLSSFLPYGIAIIVMTILVRLLMSPVTYKSYLSQAKMKVLKPEIAELGEKYKDNPMKKQQETMKLYNKAGASPMSGCLPALLQLPVFYALFMFFPTSFALRQKPFLWADDLSSYDIIAELPFHIPLYGDHVSLFPILASIAIFFYMMMTSGQNMQQQPGMPNMKFILYLSPLMMLIFFNSYASGLSLYYFVSNLITIFIMLAIKKFIIDEDKIHAKIQENKKKPKKENKFQKKMREMMEQAEEQKKNR, from the coding sequence ATGGAAGAAAAGAAATTTGATGCAAAAACCTTAATTGGGTTTTTACTAATTTTTGGATTGTTTGTTTTATGGTTTAATACCACACAACCAACTGCCGAGGAACTAGAAGCACAGAAAAAAGAACAACAAAAAACTGAAGCTGCCACAGTAGATAACAAGCAAGAAAAAGAAACTACTGCTCAAGAACCAGTTTTAAATTTATCAGATTCTACAGCGGTTGCTAATTACAAAAGTAAAATAGGAGCTTTTGGGTATACACCAGCTTTAGAAGGAACAACTGTTTTAGAAAACAATGTTCTTTATTTAAGAATTAGTAACAAAGGAGGACAAATTGTAGAGGCAAAGATGAAAAACTTTGTTACTTATGATTCACTTCCTGTACACTTAGTAAAAGACAATAACGCAAGTTTCGGATTAACTTTTTCTACATCAGATAATAGAGTTTTAGATACAAAAGATCTATATTTTGAACCGTCAATCTCTAAAAATGGTAATAATACCGTGCTTTCTATGAAAGCTAAAGTATCTGCTACAGACTTTTTAGAATACAGATATGAGATTAAACCAGATGAATACTTGTTAGATTTTAATATTCGTTCTCAAGGTTTAAACGGAGTATTAAACAGCGCTGCACCAATTGCTTTAGTCTGGAAGCAAAAAGGAATTAGACACAGTAAAAGTGCTACATATGAAAATAGATATACCCGTTTAACATACAACCATGATGATGGTAATATTAGTAAATTATCAGAAAGCAGTGATGATGAAGAAGAAGAGGTAGATGTTAAATGGTTGTCTTACAGGCAACATTTCTTTAGCTCTATATTAGCTACAGATAAACATTTTGAAACAGCTAAATTAAGTTCTGTAAACTTAGTTGAAGATGATACACCAGAAACAAAATTTACTAAAGAGAATACAGCTGTATTACCTTTAAAAGCAGATGCCGGTGAACTATCTTATAATATGAACCTGTATTATGGGCCAACAGATATTAAAGAACTATCTAAATACAAAGAGCTAGGTTTAGAGGACTCTATACCTTACGGTTGGGGAATATTTGGTTTTATAAATAGATATGTGTTTACGCCAGCTTATACTTTTTTAAGTAGCTTTTTACCTTACGGTATTGCAATTATTGTAATGACAATTTTGGTGCGTTTATTAATGTCGCCAGTAACCTACAAGTCGTACTTATCACAAGCAAAAATGAAGGTTTTAAAGCCAGAGATTGCAGAATTAGGAGAGAAGTACAAAGACAATCCAATGAAAAAGCAACAAGAAACTATGAAGCTTTATAATAAAGCAGGGGCAAGCCCAATGAGTGGTTGTTTACCAGCTTTATTACAATTGCCAGTTTTTTATGCCTTGTTTATGTTTTTTCCAACCTCTTTTGCGTTGCGTCAAAAACCATTTTTATGGGCAGACGATTTATCATCTTATGATATTATAGCAGAATTACCATTTCACATTCCATTGTACGGGGATCACGTTAGTTTATTTCCAATATTAGCATCTATTGCCATCTTCTTTTATATGATGATGACATCTGGACAAAATATGCAACAGCAGCCAGGTATGCCTAATATGAAATTTATTCTTTACCTATCTCCATTAATGATGTTGATATTCTTTAATAGTTACGCAAGTGGACTTAGTTTGTACTACTTTGTATCTAACTTAATTACAATATTTATTATGTTGGCAATTAAGAAGTTTATTATAGATGAAGATAAAATACACGCTAAAATTCAGGAAAATAAAAAGAAACCTAAGAAAGAAAATAAGTTTCAGAAGAAAATGCGTGAAATGATGGAGCAAGCAGAAGAGCAAAAAAAGAATAGATAA
- the mnmA gene encoding tRNA 2-thiouridine(34) synthase MnmA, giving the protein MKKVVVGLSGGVDSSVTAYLLKEQGYDVIGLFMKNWHDDSVTISNECPWLEDSNDALIVAEKLGIPFQTVDLSAEYKERIVDYMFNEYEKGRTPNPDVLCNREIKFDVFMKIAMQLGADYVATGHYCRKTSFINEEGKEIHQLLAGKDGNKDQSYFLCQLSQEQLSKTLFPIGDLLKPEVRKIAADNDLITADKKDSQGLCFIGKVRLPDFLQQKLKPKQGVIVEVSSSLEQYNNAIPEFATKEDELAFYATKPVYNLNDGKVVGEHQGAHYFTKGQRKGLAVGGTKEPLFVIETDVDENVIYTGQGKKHPGLYRKTLFVSNEELHWVRTDMALEVDETMEVMARIRYRQALQKATLYKVDTGLYVDFKEEQSAMTEGQFVAWHIGDELIGSGVIS; this is encoded by the coding sequence ATGAAAAAAGTAGTAGTAGGACTTTCAGGAGGTGTAGATTCTAGCGTTACAGCTTATCTTTTAAAAGAACAAGGTTATGATGTTATAGGGCTTTTTATGAAAAATTGGCACGATGATTCTGTTACCATTTCTAATGAATGTCCTTGGTTAGAGGATAGTAATGATGCACTAATAGTTGCAGAGAAATTAGGTATTCCTTTTCAAACAGTAGATTTAAGTGCAGAATATAAAGAACGCATTGTAGACTATATGTTTAATGAGTATGAAAAAGGAAGAACACCAAATCCAGATGTACTTTGTAACAGAGAAATTAAGTTTGATGTGTTTATGAAGATTGCAATGCAATTAGGGGCAGATTATGTAGCTACAGGACATTACTGTAGAAAAACTTCTTTTATAAATGAAGAAGGTAAAGAAATTCATCAACTTTTAGCTGGTAAAGATGGTAATAAAGATCAATCGTATTTTTTATGTCAACTTTCACAAGAACAACTGTCTAAAACGTTGTTTCCTATTGGAGATTTACTAAAGCCAGAAGTACGAAAAATTGCAGCAGATAATGATTTAATTACAGCAGATAAAAAAGACTCTCAAGGACTTTGTTTTATAGGTAAAGTGCGTTTGCCAGATTTTCTTCAGCAAAAACTAAAACCAAAACAAGGTGTAATTGTAGAGGTTTCATCTTCATTAGAACAATACAACAATGCAATACCAGAATTTGCAACCAAAGAAGATGAATTAGCTTTTTACGCAACAAAACCGGTTTATAATTTAAATGATGGTAAAGTTGTAGGAGAACACCAAGGTGCACATTACTTTACCAAAGGACAACGTAAAGGTTTAGCTGTTGGTGGTACCAAGGAACCTTTGTTTGTTATAGAGACAGATGTAGATGAAAATGTAATATATACAGGGCAAGGTAAAAAGCATCCTGGGTTATACCGTAAAACACTTTTTGTATCTAATGAAGAGTTACATTGGGTACGTACAGATATGGCTTTAGAGGTAGATGAAACTATGGAAGTTATGGCACGTATACGTTACAGGCAAGCTTTACAAAAAGCAACATTGTATAAAGTAGATACTGGATTGTATGTAGATTTTAAAGAAGAGCAATCTGCAATGACAGAAGGTCAATTTGTTGCTTGGCATATTGGAGATGAGCTAATAGGCTCTGGGGTAATATCATAA
- a CDS encoding ATP-binding protein yields MKTPPITKELKFSKTLVVTLLVICIIPFILQLAGVNFGSINVVLDASGDKVVLDDASQNLILTHLRGTFTHLILEWTAICIAVSTAILAFIQYRITNNPTTPIIGAALLCAGFIDGFHALAAVNIIDSASTNDNFLPFTWALSRIFNSVILIIGASIFLIKEKRMIPKRGRRFVLLVSLFFVLLAYLTMYFVASSKSLPITTFHNSFVTRPYDLISLILFLFMAIYLFPKLNKKENSVFSNTLLWSMIPAIATQMYMAFGSENLHDSNFNIAHTLKAISYAIPFIGIMLDYISAHKKEQIRVTALKNAHYVVSQKNKELEQFAFIASHDLQEPLRTLLNFTQLFKEEYADKLDENGKTYLNFIRQATTRMSLLIKAVFDYSRIGVKNNVTKVKTNKLVKNIIAEIQPNLNDINATIKHKKLPKIYGQKTELRILFQNLIGNAIKFQKKGNAPVVEIQGKDIGEYWEFSVKDNGIGIEKKHQDKIFSMFQRLHSKDIYDGVGIGLAHCLKIVLMHEGRIWVISEPNKGSEFKFTIKKQK; encoded by the coding sequence ATGAAAACTCCCCCCATAACAAAAGAACTAAAGTTCTCTAAAACTTTAGTTGTAACACTACTGGTTATATGTATTATTCCTTTTATTCTTCAGCTAGCTGGAGTTAATTTTGGAAGTATAAACGTAGTTTTAGATGCCAGTGGAGATAAAGTTGTCTTAGATGATGCGTCTCAAAATTTAATTTTAACCCATTTAAGAGGTACTTTTACTCACTTAATTTTAGAATGGACAGCTATTTGTATTGCTGTATCTACTGCAATTTTAGCCTTTATACAATACCGAATAACCAACAACCCTACAACTCCTATAATTGGTGCCGCACTACTTTGTGCTGGTTTTATTGATGGTTTTCATGCATTAGCTGCTGTAAATATAATAGACTCTGCATCTACTAACGATAACTTTTTACCCTTTACTTGGGCACTCTCAAGAATTTTTAATAGTGTTATTTTAATTATTGGAGCAAGCATTTTTCTTATAAAAGAAAAAAGAATGATTCCTAAAAGAGGAAGACGTTTTGTTTTACTAGTATCCTTATTTTTTGTGCTTTTAGCATATTTAACTATGTACTTTGTAGCATCTAGCAAGTCCTTACCAATTACAACATTTCATAACAGTTTTGTAACAAGACCGTATGATTTAATTTCGCTTATTCTTTTCTTATTTATGGCTATTTACTTATTTCCGAAGTTAAATAAAAAAGAAAATAGTGTTTTTTCTAACACACTCTTATGGAGTATGATACCCGCAATTGCTACACAAATGTATATGGCCTTTGGATCTGAGAATTTACATGATTCTAATTTTAACATTGCACACACCTTAAAGGCAATATCCTACGCTATACCTTTTATTGGTATTATGCTAGATTATATTTCGGCCCATAAAAAAGAGCAAATAAGAGTTACAGCCTTAAAAAATGCCCATTATGTTGTTAGTCAAAAAAATAAAGAACTAGAACAGTTTGCATTTATTGCTTCTCATGATTTACAAGAACCACTACGTACATTACTAAATTTCACACAACTGTTTAAAGAAGAATATGCAGATAAGTTAGACGAAAATGGTAAAACATATCTTAATTTTATTAGACAAGCTACCACAAGAATGAGCCTACTTATTAAAGCCGTTTTTGATTACTCTAGAATTGGAGTAAAAAATAATGTTACCAAAGTAAAAACCAACAAACTTGTAAAAAATATTATTGCAGAAATACAGCCTAATTTAAACGATATAAATGCCACTATTAAACATAAAAAGTTACCAAAAATTTATGGGCAAAAAACAGAATTACGTATTCTTTTTCAAAATTTAATTGGCAATGCAATTAAGTTTCAAAAAAAAGGAAACGCACCTGTAGTAGAAATACAAGGAAAAGATATTGGAGAATATTGGGAGTTTAGTGTAAAAGATAATGGCATTGGCATAGAAAAAAAGCATCAGGATAAAATATTTTCTATGTTTCAACGCTTACATTCTAAAGACATTTATGATGGTGTAGGAATAGGACTTGCTCATTGCTTAAAAATTGTATTAATGCATGAAGGCAGAATATGGGTAATATCTGAACCTAATAAGGGAAGCGAATTTAAATTTACTATTAAAAAACAAAAATGA
- a CDS encoding DUF3820 family protein, with translation MLKNDNQKLIELAHYRMPFGKYKGRYLVNLPEPYLVWFNQKGFPDGKLGVLLKSMLEIKINGLEDIILKIQKDFPKE, from the coding sequence ATGTTAAAAAACGATAACCAAAAACTTATAGAATTGGCTCATTACAGAATGCCATTTGGTAAATACAAAGGAAGGTATTTGGTAAACCTACCAGAACCATATTTGGTATGGTTTAATCAAAAGGGTTTTCCTGACGGAAAACTAGGTGTTTTGTTAAAATCTATGCTAGAAATTAAAATAAACGGATTGGAAGATATCATTCTAAAAATTCAGAAAGATTTTCCTAAAGAATAG
- a CDS encoding NAD(P)H-dependent flavin oxidoreductase — translation MQNRITSLFNIEYPIIQAGMIWASGWKLASAVSNAGGLGIIGAGSMYPDVLKEHILKCQKATDKPFAVNVPMLYPNVEEIMKIIVDLGVKIVFTSAGNPKTWTSFLKENGVTVVHVVSSLKFALKSEAAGVDAVVAEGFEAGGHNGRDETTTLALIPAVKEQLKIPLIAAGGIATGKAMLAVMILGADAVQIGSRFVASEEASSHQLFKEKVVDAKEGDTQLTLKELAPVRLLKNKFFNEVQNAYSNGATPEDLKTLLGRARAKRGMFEGDMEDGELEIGQVAAIIHKIMPAADIVKEIVTEFNLAKTQMANL, via the coding sequence ATGCAAAACAGAATAACATCATTATTTAATATTGAATACCCTATAATACAAGCAGGAATGATATGGGCTAGTGGTTGGAAATTAGCTTCAGCTGTTTCTAATGCTGGTGGCTTAGGAATAATTGGTGCGGGTTCTATGTACCCAGATGTTTTAAAAGAGCATATTTTAAAATGCCAAAAAGCTACAGATAAACCTTTTGCAGTAAATGTGCCAATGTTATACCCTAACGTAGAAGAAATAATGAAAATTATTGTAGACCTAGGTGTTAAAATAGTTTTTACTTCTGCTGGTAATCCTAAAACTTGGACAAGCTTTTTAAAAGAAAATGGTGTTACGGTAGTACACGTTGTTAGTAGTTTAAAATTTGCATTAAAGTCTGAGGCAGCCGGAGTAGATGCTGTTGTTGCAGAGGGTTTTGAGGCAGGCGGACATAACGGTAGAGATGAAACTACTACTTTAGCCTTAATACCAGCAGTTAAAGAGCAGCTAAAAATACCATTAATTGCTGCTGGTGGTATAGCAACGGGTAAAGCAATGTTAGCGGTTATGATTTTAGGTGCAGATGCAGTGCAAATTGGAAGCAGATTTGTGGCTAGTGAAGAGGCGTCATCTCATCAACTATTTAAAGAAAAAGTTGTAGATGCTAAAGAAGGAGATACTCAATTAACTTTAAAAGAATTGGCTCCAGTACGTTTATTAAAAAACAAATTTTTTAATGAGGTGCAAAATGCATATAGTAACGGAGCTACACCAGAAGATTTAAAAACCTTGTTAGGTAGGGCAAGAGCTAAAAGAGGAATGTTTGAAGGAGATATGGAAGATGGCGAGTTAGAAATAGGCCAGGTTGCGGCTATTATACATAAAATTATGCCTGCAGCTGACATTGTAAAAGAAATAGTAACCGAGTTTAACTTGGCAAAAACACAAATGGCTAACTTGTAA
- a CDS encoding response regulator produces MNKLKSILLIDDDDATNFLHKMVIKKVNCTDNIIVKTNGEEAINYLKTETDGKYPQPSLILLDINMPIMNGWEFLQEYKKLEENQMAETVIVMLTTSLNPDDKERALSFTQINDFKSKPLTPDGLKDILKSFFLFPDDI; encoded by the coding sequence ATGAACAAGCTAAAAAGTATATTGTTAATAGATGATGATGATGCAACTAATTTTTTGCATAAAATGGTCATTAAAAAAGTTAACTGTACAGATAATATCATTGTAAAAACCAATGGTGAAGAAGCAATAAATTATCTAAAAACAGAGACTGATGGTAAATATCCACAGCCTAGTTTAATTTTATTAGATATTAATATGCCTATAATGAATGGGTGGGAGTTTTTACAAGAATACAAAAAGCTTGAAGAAAACCAAATGGCAGAAACCGTTATAGTAATGCTTACAACATCATTAAATCCTGATGATAAAGAAAGAGCCTTAAGCTTTACACAAATTAACGATTTTAAAAGTAAACCACTAACACCAGACGGACTTAAAGACATACTTAAAAGCTTTTTCTTGTTTCCTGATGATATATAA
- a CDS encoding CTP synthase, with protein MANTKYIFVTGGVTSSLGKGIIAASLAKLLQARGYRTTIQKLDPYINVDPGTLNPYEHGECYVTDDGAETDLDLGHYERFLNVRTSQANNVTTGRIYQSVIEKERRGEFLGKTVQVVPHITNEIKERIQILGKSGDYDIVITEIGGTVGDIESLPYIEAVRQLLWELGDNNGIVIHLTLVPYLSAAGELKTKPTQHSVKTLMESGIKADILVCRTEHQISDEIKHKLALFCNVKREAVIQSIDASTIYDVPLLMQQEGLDTVVLERLALSDTEKPDLTTWNQFLERHKNPKNQVTIGLIGKYVELQDSYKSILEAFIHAGAENEVKVEVKSIHSEHILGKNMAEELKGLDGILVAPGFGERGIEGKIEAVQYARENKIPFLGICLGMQMAVIEFSRNVLGLADANSKEMDEKTPNPVINLMEEQKTVVNKGGTMRLGTWACHLEDNSLVKNVYSGKADISERHRHRYEFNNKYKDQITAAGLQASGINKDTGLVEIVELPKDIHPWFIGVQYHPEYKSTVANPHPLFVGFVKAALEHKKQ; from the coding sequence ATGGCAAACACTAAGTACATATTTGTAACCGGAGGGGTTACATCATCTCTAGGAAAAGGAATTATAGCAGCATCTTTGGCTAAATTATTACAAGCTAGAGGTTACAGAACTACCATTCAAAAATTGGATCCTTACATTAATGTAGATCCAGGAACATTAAACCCTTATGAACACGGAGAATGCTACGTTACTGACGATGGTGCAGAAACGGATTTAGACCTTGGGCATTATGAACGTTTTTTAAACGTAAGAACTTCACAAGCTAATAATGTTACTACTGGTAGAATTTACCAAAGTGTTATAGAAAAAGAACGTAGAGGAGAGTTTTTAGGTAAAACAGTACAAGTAGTTCCTCATATTACCAATGAAATTAAAGAACGTATACAAATACTTGGTAAAAGCGGAGATTACGATATTGTAATAACAGAAATTGGTGGTACTGTTGGTGATATAGAATCTTTGCCATACATAGAAGCAGTTAGGCAATTACTATGGGAGCTAGGAGATAATAATGGTATTGTAATACATTTAACATTAGTACCATACTTGTCTGCTGCTGGTGAATTAAAAACTAAACCAACTCAGCACTCTGTTAAAACATTAATGGAAAGTGGTATTAAGGCAGATATTTTAGTTTGTAGAACAGAACACCAAATCTCTGATGAAATAAAGCATAAGTTAGCATTGTTTTGTAATGTAAAAAGAGAGGCGGTAATACAATCTATAGACGCATCTACTATTTATGATGTGCCTTTACTAATGCAACAAGAAGGTTTAGATACTGTTGTTTTAGAACGATTAGCATTGTCTGATACAGAAAAGCCAGATTTAACTACCTGGAATCAGTTTTTAGAACGTCATAAAAATCCAAAAAATCAAGTTACAATTGGTTTAATTGGTAAGTATGTAGAATTGCAAGATTCTTATAAATCTATTTTAGAAGCTTTTATACACGCAGGAGCAGAAAATGAGGTAAAAGTTGAAGTAAAATCTATACACTCTGAGCATATTTTAGGTAAAAATATGGCAGAAGAATTAAAGGGGTTAGATGGTATTTTAGTAGCACCTGGTTTTGGGGAAAGAGGTATAGAAGGTAAAATTGAAGCTGTACAATATGCAAGAGAAAACAAAATACCATTTTTAGGTATATGTTTAGGTATGCAAATGGCAGTTATAGAATTTTCTAGAAATGTTTTAGGGTTAGCAGACGCTAACTCTAAAGAAATGGATGAAAAAACACCAAACCCTGTTATTAACTTAATGGAAGAGCAAAAAACAGTAGTTAACAAAGGTGGTACTATGCGTTTAGGTACTTGGGCTTGCCATTTAGAAGATAATAGCCTTGTTAAAAATGTATATAGTGGTAAGGCAGATATATCTGAACGTCACAGACACAGGTATGAGTTTAATAATAAATACAAAGACCAAATAACAGCTGCTGGCTTACAAGCTTCTGGTATTAATAAAGATACAGGTCTTGTAGAAATTGTAGAGCTGCCTAAAGATATTCACCCTTGGTTTATTGGTGTACAATATCACCCAGAATATAAAAGTACAGTTGCAAATCCTCATCCTTTATTTGTTGGCTTTGTAAAAGCTGCTCTTGAGCATAAAAAACAATAA